A single window of Vigna unguiculata cultivar IT97K-499-35 chromosome 1, ASM411807v1, whole genome shotgun sequence DNA harbors:
- the LOC114188127 gene encoding uncharacterized protein LOC114188127 yields the protein MVIQWLKMKVEDGGCSSSSELQAQWCGVAAVVMWRIQAMAANRRRRSGGADDIAEAIHRMVDAMQPPVAAQPRTATAPVRVPTMKDFLRHKPAEFTGKASPDEVDAWLRKCEKIFRVMNCEDEQKLLFATYLLNEDAEYWWSGMQQQMETREEPTTWANFRIHFLEKYFPDTARQDREAEFLALQQGDMSVQEYINKFEHLARYSSQNMTEEWRCLTFERGLKHELKKVVTPLIERRFPVLVEQAKSAEHLEKGPGPIVSRHQKNVAEARQMKKSYSRPQTSQGHFANNCPEKKSLVTKKPAASPAERARAAGKVFALTTIEAAQSGNLILEPCMLCGNLVLVLFDSGATHSFISNVCVGRLQLVTHDLGCELLVSTPSSGQVATSSVCVGCSMEVAGRRFNANLVCLPLEGLNVILGMDWLSNNHVIIDCGWRSLVFPEHEGLELISAQRAINEAEAGATCFMIVAHAEKNSTVEKISVIPVVEEYVDVFPDEIPELPISRDADFSIDLIPGAGPVSMAPYRMAPAELAELKQIEDLHEKKVIRPSASPWGAPVLLVKKKDGSSRLCVDYRQLNKLTIKNKYPLPRIDDLLDQLRGAVVFSKIDLRSGYHQILVKPEILQKMAFRSRYGHYEYVVMPFGFVVVFIDDILIYSESRDVHADHLIVVLGILKEHKLYGKLSKCEFWLDEVQFLGHVISAQGILVDPAKIETVVKWERPQTVTEVRSFLGLAGYYRRFVEGSPSW from the exons ATGGTGATTCAATGGCTGAAGATGAAGGTTGAAGATGGTGGCTGTTCTAGTTCAAGTGAGTTGCAAGCGCAGTGGTGTGGAGTTGCTGCAG TTGTGATGTGGCGTATCCAGGCTATGGCTGCtaacaggaggaggaggagtGGTGGTGCTGATGACATCGCGGAGGCGATCCACcggatggtggatgcgatgcagcCACCTGTAGCGGCACAGCCTAGGACGGCGACTGCACCAGTTAGGGTGCCAACTATGAAGGATTTCCTACGTCACAAGCCAGCAGAGTTCACTGGCAAGGCCTCCCCTGATGAAGTGGATGCATGGCTTCGCAAGTGCGAGAAGATTTTCAGGGTGATGAACTGTGAGGATGAGCAGAAGTTGCTCTTTGCTACCTATCTGCTGAATGAGGATGCAGAATATTGGTGGTCAGGTATGCAACAACAAATGGAGACTCGGGAGGAGCCGACAACCTGGGCAAACTTCAGGATTCATTTCTTGGAGAAATATTTTCCAGATACTGCTAGACAGGACCGAGAGGCAGAATTCCTTGCACTGCAGCAAGGAGATATGTCAGTACAGGAGTACATCAACAAATTTGAACATCTGGCGAGATACTCCTCACAGAATATGACTGAGGAGTGGAGGTGCTTGACGTTTGAGCGAGGACTCAAACATGAATTGAAGAAGGTGGTGACGCCTCTGATAGAGAGGAGATTCCCGGTCTTGGTGGAACAGGCCAAGAGTGCTGAACATTTAGAGAAGGGCCCTGGTCCTATTGTGAGCCGACATCAGAAGAATGTCGCGGAGGCTAGGCAGATGAAAAAGTCGTATAGCCGACCTCAGACATCTCAGG GACACTTCGCCAACAACTGCCCAGAAAAGAAGAGTCTTGTCACGAAGAAACCTGCAGCATCGCCAGCAGAGCGGGCTAGGGCAGCGGGCAAAGTCTTTGCTCTGACCACCATAGAGGCTGCACAGTCGGGTAATCTTATCCTTGAACCTTGTATGCTGTGTGGTAATTTAGTGTTGGTGTTGTTTGATTCCGGGGCAAcccattcttttatttctaatgTGTGCGTGGGGAGATTGCAATTGGTGACACATGATTTGGGATGTGAGTTGCTTGTCTCAACTCCCTCCTCAGGTCAAGTGGCTACCAGTTCAGTATGCGTTGGGTGTTCTATGGAGGTGGCAGGTCGCAGATTCAATGCgaacttggtgtgcttgccTTTGGAGGGACTGAACGTAATCTTGGGGATGGACTGGCTGTCTAACAATCACgtcataattgattgtggatGGCGTAGTTTAGTATTCCCAGAACATGAAGGACTGGAGTTAATCTCGGCTCAGAGGGCGATAAACGAAGCAGAAGCTGGAGCCACCTGCTTTATGATAGTGGCTCATGCAGAAAAGAATAGTACCGTCGAGAAGATCAGTGTGATTCCAGTCGTGGAGGAGTATGTCGACGTATTTCCAGATGAAATACCCGAGTTGCCAATTAGTAGGGATGCGGATTTCtccattgatctcatccctggGGCTGGCCCAGTATCCATGGCGCCTTATAGAATGGCACCCGCAGAGTTGGCAGAGTTGAAGCAAATAGAAGATTTGCATGAGAAGAAGGTCATTCGGCCGAGCGcatcaccttggggagcaccggTACTGCTagtaaagaaaaaggatggcagTTCGAGGTTGTGTGTTGACTATCGTCAGTTGAATAAGCTGaccataaagaataagtatccgctGCCGAGGATAGATGATCTGTTGGATCAATTGAGGGGAGCCGTAgtgttctctaagattgacttgaggtctggatacCATCAAATCTTAGTGAAACCAGAAATTTTGCAGAAGATGGCGTTTAGGTCACGATACGGCcattacgagtatgtagtgatgccGTTCGGG TTTGTTGTCGTGTTCATTGACGACATATTGATATACTCGGAGAGTCGGGATGTACATGCAGATCATCTGATAGTGGTGCTAGGAATTCTCAAAGAGCATAAATTGTATGGGAAGCTGTCAAAGTGTGAGTTTTGGTTGGATGAGGTACAGTTCTTGGGTCATGTAATCTCAGCCCAAGGTATATTGGTGGATCCAGCGAAGATTGAAACAGTGGTGAAGTGGGAAAGGCCACAGACGGTTACCGAGGTGAGGAGCTTCTTGGGTCTGGCGGGTTATTACAGGCGGTTTGTGGAGGGTTCTCCAAGCTGGTGA
- the LOC114188152 gene encoding uncharacterized protein LOC114188152, producing MDRSWMNERRISEEYEKGVSEFLEYVQEHAISSNGTYFCPCVRCLNQIRHDLGTMRDHLFIFGIMRSYTLWTWHGEVLDKPTTSRGTNYVDDWMNDHLEDMVRDVGEENFGKVHLYDSLKSDSEEQLYPGCTNFTQLSATLKLFSLKARHGWTDTSFTELLELLKEMLPENNTLPIRNYEAKKVLCPMGLEYQKIHACPNDCVLYRDEFASLKACPTCGLSWFKKKIDGNSGDEDKDGPPAKVMWYLPIIPRFKRLFSIKEDAKNLKWHVDGRKCDNLLRHPADSPQWKKIDETFPEFGAEPRNLRLGLATDGMNPYGNLSSKHSSWPVLLMIYNLSPLLCMKRKYMMLSMMISGPRQPGNDIDVYLKSLIDDLKLLWEEGVDVYDSYSQELFCLRAMLFCTINDFPAYGNLSGYSVKGHFACPICEKNTSYIQLKHGQKTVYTRHRKFLPRNHPYRRMKKAFNGSPEDEVVARPRNGEEIYNQVENIDIVFGKHPKKKTTEKSIWKKRSIFFNLPYWCKLDVRHCIDVMHVEKNVCDSVIGTLLNVKGKTKDGVKARQDLAEMGIRSELHAQSIGRRTYLPPACHTLSRKEKQIFCECLRSVKVPQGYSSNISSLVSMQDLKLVGLKSHDCHVLMQQLLPVAFRAILPTSVREEAIEFCSSYMPSCEPIGVPKTRHEGKCEGKGVRGVKIQSVSRKLVDQAHLYILNNTVEVIPYITQHIDETKSAHPRMSEKWALNEHNKTFLSWFKKKVYATPNVSETLLRLARGPNNDVITYGGYYINNHCFYSKMEDDKSRVQNSGVTLQAESVHFASSKDKNPITASMSYFGIIHEIWEVDYVTFRVPVFKCKWVDSNSGVSTNDFGFTLVDLNKMSDTNEPFIMASQARQIFYVIDPANQKLSVVLEGRNMHVNDDEDCLDILETTSFSSRTIQDKVDDVTDDIHAIRSDHNEGMTSSGSDQEGPGRSVTRLPDVTNRRERMPVHIDPRSGEPSGPWEKKYRSYIGMLAKTKVSIAYACWDDVVEVEKNLLWQDLMVCLLKPTIVFLYVTVNITYFMF from the exons TCTTAATCAAATACGCCATGACTTAGGAACAATGCGTGATCATCTATTCATCTTTGGTATAATGAGAAGTTATACACTTTGGACTTGGCATGGAGAAGTATTAGACAAGCCTACAACGTCACGAGGAACAAATTATGTAGACGACTGGATGAATGATCATTTAGAAGATATGGTACGTGATGTTGGAGAGGAGAATTTTGGAAAAGTTCATTTATATGATTCTCTTAAGTCCGATTCAGAGGAACAATTGTACCCAGGATGCACTAACTTTACGCAACTGTCAGcaactttgaaattattcagTTTAAAAGCAAGGCATGGATGGACGGATACAAGTTTCACAGAATTGTTAGAGTTGTTAAAGGAGATGCTTCCAGAAAATAACACGTTACCTATCCGTAATTACGAAGCGAAGAAAGTTTTATGTCCAATGGGTTTGgaatatcaaaagatacatgCATGCCCAAATGATTGTGTTTTATACAGAGATGAGTTTGCTTCACTGAAGGCGTGTCCAACATGTGGTTTATCgtggtttaaaaagaaaattgatggaaatagtGGTGATGAAGACAAAGATGGTCCACCTGCTAAGGTGATGTGGTACCTTCCTATAATTCCTAGATTCAAACGACTATTTTCCATTAAAGAAGATGCAAAAAACCTGAAATGGCACGTTGATGGAAGAAAGTGTGATAATCTTCTTCGACACCCAGCTGATTCTCCACAATGGAAGAAGATTGATGAAACATTTCCAGAATTTGGTGCTGAGCCAAGAAACTTAAGACTTGGACTTGCTACAGATGGTATGAATCCTTATGGGAACTTAAGTAGCAAACATAGTTCATGGCCAGTTTTGCTGATGATTTACAATTTATCTCCTTTGTTGTGCATGAAGAGGAAAtatatgatgttgtctatgatgatatcgggTCCTAGACAACCTGGAAATGACATTGATGTGTACCTAAAGTCGTTGATCGATGATTTGAAACTATTATGGGAAGAAGGTGTCGATGTGTATGATTCATATTCTCAAGAATTGTTTTGTTTGcgtgcaatgttattttgcaccataAATGATTTTCCAGCATATGGAAACTTGAGCGGTTACAGTGTTAAAGGTCATTTTGCATGTCccatttgtgaaaaaaacaCGAGTTATATTCAATTGAAGCACGGTCAGAAAACTGTGTATACAAGACATCGAAAGTTTCTTCCTCGAAATCATCCTTATCGTAGAATGAAAAAAGCATTTAATGGAAGTCCTGAGGATGAAGTTGTAGCGAGACCCCGCAATGGTGAAGAAATATACAACCAAGTGGAAAACATTGACATTGTGTTTGGGAAACATCCAAAGAAAAAGACCACGGAAAAAAGCATTTGGAAGAAACGATCAATCTTCTTTAATCTTCCATATTGGTGTAAACTTGATGTACGACATTGTATAGATGTGATGCacgttgaaaaaaatgtatgtgatagCGTCATCGGGACTTTACTAAATGTAAAAGGAAAGACTAAAGATGGAGTTAAAGCACGACAAGATTTGGCTGAAATGGGCATCCGTTCTGAGTTACATGCACAATCAATTGGAAGACGAACCTACCTGCCTCCAGCTTGTCACACTCTTTCTAGAAAAGAGAAGCAAATTTTTTGTGAGTGTTTAAGAAGTGTGAAGGTTCCCCAAggttactcttcaaatattagtaGCCTTGTTTCTATGCAAGATTTAAAGTTAGTCGGTTtaaagtctcacgattgtcATGTGTTGATGCAACAACTTTTACCAGTAGCTTTTCGAGCCATCTTACCTACTTCTGTCAGAG AAGAAGCCATTGAATTCTGCTCAAGTTATATGCCAAGTTGTGAACCAATTGGAGTTCCTAAGACTAGACATGAAGGTAAATGTGAAGGTAAGGGTGTGCGTGGAGTGAAGATTCAAAGTGTTAGTAGAAAATTAGTTGATCAAGCCCATTTGTACATCTTAAACAACACTGTAGAGGTCATTCCTTACATAACGCAACACATTGATGAAACGAAATCAGCACATCCACGAATGAGTGAAAAATGGGCACTTAATGAACATAACAAAACATTCTTATCATGGTTTAAGAAAAAGGTTTACGCGACTCCAAATGTTTCTGAAACTCTATTGAGGCTAGCTCGTGGACCGAACAATGATGTCATTACATATGGCGGGTACTACATAAACAATCATTGTTTCTATTCAAAGatggaagatgacaaaagtaGAGTTCAAAATAGTGGGGTTACACTTCAAGCTGAATCTGTACATTTTGCCAGTTCTAAGGACAAGAATCCAATTACAGCATCCATGAGTTATTTTGGAATAATACACGAAATATGGGAAGTTGATTATGTGACTTTTAGAGTGCCAGTTTTCAAGTGTAAATGGGTTGATAGTAATTCGGGTGTTAGCACAAATGACTTTGGCTTTACTTTGGTGGATCTTAACAAGATGAGTGATACAAATGAACCATTTATTATGGCTAGTCAAgcaagacaaattttttatgtcattgATCCAGCCAATCAGAAATTGTCAGTTGTATTAGAAGGAAGAAACATGCACgtaaatgatgatgaagattgTCTAGACATACTTGAGACAACATctttctcatcaagaaccattcAAGACAAAGTTGATGATGTAACTGATGACATCCAtgctattcgaagtgatcacaATGAAG GTATGACAAGCTCCGGATCAGACCAGGAGGGACCTGGTAGATCTGTGACTCGGTTGCCGGATGTTACAAACCGACGAGAGAGGATGCCGGTCCACATTGATCCTCGATCGGGTGAACCCAGTGGCCCTTGGGAAAAAAAGTACCGTAGCTACATAGGAATGTTGGCCAAAACGAAAGTTTCTATTGCATATGCATGTTGGGATGACGTCGTGGAGGTCGAGAAGAACCTCCTATGGCAGGATCTTATGGTATGTTTACTTAAACCAACTATAGTATTTCTTTATGTTACTgttaacataacatattttatgttttaa
- the LOC114188143 gene encoding uncharacterized protein LOC114188143, which yields MAPYEALYGRRCRTPLCWQQDGEAVVLGPEFLQQTTEKIRVIWERMRATQSRHKSYADKRRRPLEFEAGDHVFLRVTPTAGIGRALKSRKLTPRFIGPYQITRRIGPVAFEIALPPHLGNLHNVSHVSQLRKYVAHPTHVLEQDDVQVRENLTLGVGSVRILDSQVKQLRGKEIRTMKVLWDEATQKMTWEMEELMRKSYPYLFTGKSYFRGRKL from the coding sequence ATGGCACCATACGAGGCTTTGTATGGCAGGAGGTGTCgaacacctttgtgttggcaGCAAGATGGGGAAGCGGTGGTACTTGGTCCAGAGTTCTTACAACAGACCACTGAGAAGATAAGGGTAATATGGGAACGGATGCGTGCAACTCAAAGTCGGCATAAATCCTAcgcagataagaggaggaggccaCTCGAGTTTGAGGCTGGTGACCACGTATTTCTCAGAGTTACACCTACAGCAGGTATTGGGAGAGCATTGAAGTCAAGGAAGTTGACCCCTCGATTCATCGGTCCATATCAGATTACGAGGCGAATTGGACCGGTGGCGTTTGAGATTGCATTGCCACCTCACTTGGGAAACCTGCACAATGTTTCCCACGTatcacagctgaggaagtacgtgGCGCATCCTACTCACGTGCTGGAGCAGGATGATGTTCAGGTGCGTGAGAACCTGACTCTTGGGGTTGGATCGGTGAGGATTCTagattctcaagtcaaacaactcagagggaaggagattcGGACTATGAAAGTTCTCTGGGATGAGGCAACCCAAaagatgacttgggagatggaagaactcatgaggaagtcttatcctTATCTCTTTACTGGTAAGTCTTATTTTCGTGGAAGAAAACTTTAA